GATTTCATATGAAATTTGTAGTTTTTGAAATTGGTCATCACTTTACCGCATCTGTCACACTTGTAAGGGTTATCATCATCCTGGATACTTCCACCTGATGTGTTCCCATCTTTCTGATTTGGTGGTGGGTTAGTACTTCCGTTTGATGTTGTGCTCTCATTGTTACATTTCTCATGTTGTGTTCGCTCTGTACTTCTGGTTGATGTTGTATTCTTATCCTTACATTTCTTATTTGGTGTTGGGTCAGTACTTCCATTTGATGTTGCGCCCCCATCGTTTTGTCTCTTACGTGATGACTCCTTGCTTCTTGTAGACATTGTGCTTCCATTGCTTGGTCTCTTATTTGGTGTTAATTCATTACTTCTGGTTGATGTTGTGCTCCTATCATTACGTTTCCTATTTTGTGTTGACTTAGTACTTGTAGTTGATGTTATTTTCACATCATTGGGTTTCTTATTTGGTGTTGGTTTAGTAATTGAGGCTGATGTTGCTTTCCCAGCACTGGGTTTACTATTTGCTGTGGGATCAGTACTTCTGGTTGATGTTTTATTCCCATGGCTACATTTCTTGTTTGGCGTTGGCTCAACACTTCCACCTGAGGCTGGTCTCCTATCTTGGCTTTTCTTATTTGGTGTTGGATCGCTATTTCCTTTTGATGATAGGTTCTCATCATTACCTTTCTCATTTTGTGTTAGCTCGGTGCCTCTAGTTGATATTGTGGTCTTATCATTACATTTCTTATCTGGTGTGGGCTCAGTACTTGTAGCTGATGTTGTTTTTCCATTATTGGGTTTCTTTTGTGGTGTTGTCTCAGTACTTCGGATTGATGTCGTGCTCTGGTCATTATGTTTCTTATCTAGTGTTGGCTCGCTATTTCCACTTGATGTTGGGTTCTCattgttatgtttgtttggAGTTGGCTCAGTACTTGTAGCTGATGTAGTGTTCCCATCGTTACTTTTCTCATTGGATGTTTGTTCAGTACATGTAGCCGATGTAGTGTTTTCTTcattactttttgtatttggtGTTGACTCACTATTTCCTTTTGATGTTGGGTTCTCATCATTATGTTTCTCATTTTGTGTTAGCTTGGTGTCTCTTGTTGATGTTGTGGTCTTATTGTTACATTTCTTGTTGGGTGTTGGCTCAGTACTTGTAGCTGATGTTGTGTTCCCATCGttgcttttcttattttgtgTTACCTCACTATTTGCTTTTGATGTTGTGTTTCCGTTGTTGCTTTTCTCATCAGATGTTTGTTCAGTACTTGTAGCTGATGTTGTGTTCTCATCATTGCTTTTCTTGTTTGGTGCTGACTTACTATTTCCTTTTGATGTTGGGTTCTCATCATTAGGTTTCTCATTTCCTGTTAGCTCTGTGCCTCTATTTGATGTTGTCGTCTTATCGTTACATTTCTGGTTGGGTGTTGGCTCAGTACTTGCAGCTGATGTTGTGTTCTCATCATTGCTTTTCTTATTTGGTGTTGACTCAATATGTCTAGTTGGTGTTGCACTCTCATGGTTACAAGTTATGTGATCTTGGCTCTCAGCTATACAAGAGCTGAGAGAGCCGAGCTGGTGGTCACTGTTTGGTGCCGATACGGCAGAACTCTCCCCATCACATCTGGGTAATATATCTTTGTCTGAGATGCTGGATTGAGGATCTTTATTTGCTGCACTCTGAGTCTGGTCAGGGTCCGAAGGCTGAGATTGATCACTGCGGACACTTCCCTCACAAGTTGGAGCCTCCTTTTGCTGTGCAAGCTGTGGTCGTTCCTGACTGACGTACAATTCCTCATGTTCCTCTTTAATCTGTGGAGAATCTGGTGGGACCAAACTGGAGCTTGTTTCCTGGTTACAGTGCTGTTCCTGGTTCAGGAGAACCTCCTTCTCCTTATGGACAGACGTCTGTGTGAGCTCTAAAGGAAGGACAACGGAATGGGACCATGATGAAATGCTGtacatatataacatatataagtATTTTAACAGTTGTGATTAAGAAACTCTATAATGAACACTGCAAATTGGAAACACAGCAGTTACCCTACCAAGGACTGAGAATGCAAGACATGTTGATATCCACAGTTTTTGTACCTGCTGTTTTTTTAGGGTTATACATTttagctaaaataaaataataaatctgGTATGTTTCTCAGCTATAGTAACCTCAGacttatatatacttatatatatttcCAATTTAAGACATGCCTCTAATGCTTGTGTCTGTGACTGTACTACATCGTAGCACAGAGACAAAATCTGTAATTGTGAGGTTTCACAGTCCTCATTGTATACAGTTATTTGGGTTATTTGCGTTTATAAAAACTGTGCTGGGTTGATTGATTGTTCACTCCAGGAGAATaggagggagaggggcagagaaatcaaaagggttggcaagcatgggatattatttatcagaatcagatcatttatatcatatataatatcaatttacatcgtttataatagattatcagtgtgttttcttgccagatttgCTCACGGCACATGGAAAAAATAGACCAGACGCCGAAACTATTGCTGCTACGGCGTTATTGAGTTTGCATGTGAACATATTCATCTCCATGACAATTGAACAgacatctgctgatgaagactatgTGCAGAGAGAGCGGTGCGCGACATgtcaagatggctagagttagaaGAAACATCtgagagattcagccatacatgtttgagcctcagtcagaccaagatgaggagtctattgtgcaccaaaatcggcGACTAAAAGATGGCGACTATAATCAGAatagtgtagttagcatcttttattcgtttatgttgtttgttagattgttagcttgtaactggcagtggctgacacagcgttagtggttgtaAAACaatatctgctacgatgttacagtgtgttctcattgttattacgtaacgttagtagatagtggaaggaagctccagggtctggtttacatccaaaaactgtgCACTCTACCACGTCTCGCTCTGTACTGGAAAGTCtgctctgcgctggaggtttcaggtttctttgctggTGGCATGGCGATTGGCTTTCAAATTTGTGACGtaccaaatctagcttgcccggaGTACGTTTGAATCAcagattttaggaaagtgtacagacatcaCCCTcgtcagtagaggaatgtgaaaacacctctctagtgacaaactttgcacagatacaaatcagtaaagtcaaggtctgacattttaggggacataaacataagaaaagcacatttttgCCTGAAAGGGTACAttaatcagtaaaatgtactttaagtatcaaaagtcaATTCTTATTCAGTATTGTACTTGTACTTATTCAGTAGAAAAATGGCCCACGTGAGTGATATATTATTACATGTGtgattattagattgttaagaCTGATGCATCCATGCACAAGTATTTTAGTGCAGCTGGTCAGGTGGAGCTCACTCAATTACATATATACAGTTTtatagtttagtccagtggttcccaacccagTAGATTTATTTACTAAATAATTCTGAAAGGTTGTGAGGTGATTAATTGGgtagaaaagaacaaaaaacaaagcttgAACCTCCAACAggtatttaaattaaaccatctgGTAAGTTTGAACGGGAACTTTGGTAGagaacaactcaaagacatctgaaacatgacaagggaCCCCAACTGAACACTTCTGTAAgtggtcacaagccaaaaggtTTGGCTTGTCAATTATTGTCATGTGTTGTCTATTATTGATAGGACATGGATGTTCTTACACATCCATGGGATAGGACCACAGTACAGTGGCGACTGCCGCATGTAATGTGGCTTCACGTGTAGCCTATAACGTGTCATTAGGGTTGCCAACTTGCAACGACAGAAGGGAAACAACAGGGACGTGAAGGGACAGTcaacgagagagagagctgcaagcTGCAAACACCTGTTTATACGCGCCTCTCAATGCTGATTTGTACAGAGAATCGTTCAtaaattcaaaaaatatttagcgCTCTGCTAGTGCTACGTTCTTATGAGAgtgctctgattaataaatgtattctttgattttgaaacagtagCCTTATGTGTCATTTAGCCTTTCTGAGGCTAACTGCATGGTTAAATCAATGCATGTTatgatggtgtagtccctcattcgtccaggagtgttccatttcaaaccttttctacaatgaatgttatgttgtgaaaaaaatgcCCCCCTCGCAATTTTTGACAGCCCCCTGCATTACCCTTCAGTAGTACACGTATCTAAAGATATAACATAAAAATGCCCACATACTTGGTTGTGAGAAGAAGTCCTATCCATACCGCTGTCACTCACGCTTCACAACCAATGAGAAGCGCATTCTCTGTCCGTGTAGTGGAACATAacatgacagacaggctgagggaCAACAGAGCAGGAGGGTTTCGCCCTGTCGTAATAATCTAACCTGTAATATTTCTCTCCCATAGACTTGCACTGAATTGATTCTCAAAAATATGGTTCAAAGCGCATCCCGTATCAGTTCAATACGTCTTTTAATTTTGAATTACTCGACGATTCTATATTTTACGGGACGGTTGGCAACCATTAGTCGTGATAGTATTTGGTTACAAATAAGCATATTAAAGTGTACTAGCTAACCATTTGGCCACATTTAGCTACCATAGCTACTTATCGACGTGCTATGCCACATTTTGTACAGTCTATGTCTACGCCCAACTATAATCCCCCCCAGCATTATTCTCTCCAAACCAAATCATCCGTTACACCTGTCAAACTGGTCTGTCTGTAAGGTGAGGCTCGACATAGCtaaaattataatgctgtttaACACAGAACTGGCTTCATTACAAAAGAACTGTTCCAACCTGTCTGGTGTAACTTTGTCTCAGGCGTTAAAACGGACTCCAACAGTCTGCGTTGACGAGCGATTTCTGCATCGTAAtcttctattttcttttcaaatgctCCCAATATTTCTTGAGCAGCCGCAGTTAGTCGGTCACAGACAAACTGTCTCATACTTTGGACTGAAGACattgttgaaataaaattgAGATACTTTTTCCTTGCTAAAACTTCGCCAACTCTGTGCTGGTAATTGGACTTGCGttctcatttttctgtttacttCCGCATGTTAGACGACATAAACAACCTCTACAGCTCATATTGCCACCTACTGTCCCGGAGTGTGCAGTCTCAAGTGTATACTACATGCTAAAAACACTGTTATCTAGAGTATtttcatgtgtatttttttaaataaatacaacaggATACTTATTATTGTTTACCCACACTTAACTACAGTTTAATGATCTAAGTGTATGCCAGGTCATTTATATGAAGGGCAAATAAAGTAGACAAGAAAACATCTCATTGTTTTACCCCCAAGGGGGTTTGAAACAACTCACTTTTAAACTCATTTAACACATGCCTGAGTAGTACTGTAAAGGGAGAGTAAAGACTTATATGAAGCTCTCTGTTCACAAAATCGAACACTTttgtaaaatcaataaaacaagcaaatgtgAGCGTCCCTCTATTCTGTTCCTTACAACTGTGCACAATGTACAAATATGGTCAATGCAAGCTCTACCTTTATGAAAACCATTTAGTTCATCAACCAGAAGATGTTCCTTTTCCAAGTATAACACACAGTAAGTCTGTTATTGAGCAGTTGAGTACAGTTTATAAACAGTGCTTAATAAACGTGTTCCTCTGTAATTAGGAAGCATAATTGGGTCATCACTCTAGGTTTTGGGGATTGGATCATGTTATATATTCTGTTGCtgcctttgtttattttctctacACTTTTACATCCACTGTGATTTTTCTATGAACATTGtcttatatcattttaaactctGCAAACCATTTCTCATTCATATAGGTGAATTACTTACACCTCCCTGTTATACATATCTATAACTCAGTCTTGTAAAGCAAGTATTTGTGTAAAACTCCACActgatcacattttttttttataaaataaagcaaattcaTAATGTTGGAACTTGGCTGTGGCTTCTTAGTCAAA
This sequence is a window from Siniperca chuatsi isolate FFG_IHB_CAS linkage group LG5, ASM2008510v1, whole genome shotgun sequence. Protein-coding genes within it:
- the LOC122875788 gene encoding zinc finger protein 37-like isoform X2 codes for the protein MSSVQSMRQFVCDRLTAAAQEILGAFEKKIEDYDAEIARQRRLLESVLTPETKLHQTELTQTSVHKEKEVLLNQEQHCNQETSSSLVPPDSPQIKEEHEELYVSQERPQLAQQKEAPTCEGSVRSDQSQPSDPDQTQSAANKDPQSSISDKDILPRCDGESSAVSAPNSDHQLGSLSSCIAESQDHITCNHESATPTRHIESTPNKKSNDENTTSAASTEPTPNQKCNDKTTTSNRGTELTGNEKPNDENPTSKGNSKSAPNKKSNDENTTSATSTEQTSDEKSNNGNTTSKANSEVTQNDTKLTQNEKHNDENPTSKGNSESTPNTKSNEENTTSATCTEQTSNEKSNDGNTTSATSTEPTPNKHNNENPTSSGNSEPTLDKKHNDQSTTSIRSTETTPQKKPNNGKTTSATSTEPTPDKKCNDKTTISTRGTELTQNEKGNDENLSSKGNSDPTPNKKSQDRRPASGGSVEPTPNKKCSHGNKTSTRSTDPTANSKPSAGKATSASITKPTPNKKPNDVKITSTTSTKSTQNRKRNDRSTTSTRSNELTPNKRPSNGSTMSTRSKESSRKRQNDGGATSNGSTDPTPNKKCKDKNTTSTRSTERTQHEKCNNESTTSNGSTNPPPNQKDGNTSGGSIQDDDNPYKCDRCGKVMTNFKNYKFHMKSHTVEKTYKCDTCGKMFRESWDLNKHIVIHSVEKPFKCKVCGNGFNRRYNLDLHLRVHTGEKPYKCNTCDKSFSSCVNMKKHMRIHTGEKPYTCSDCGKEFADSSSFKNHLRVHSGEKPFKCSFCKKRFATMTTLKRHTRTHTGEKPYKCTVCEKSFGHRTDLKRHMKTHSGEKPYKCGTCGEQFSSWLKLNKHKSVHTSDAQSSSA
- the LOC122875788 gene encoding zinc finger protein 37-like isoform X1 — encoded protein: MSSVQSMRQFVCDRLTAAAQEILGAFEKKIEDYDAEIARQRRLLESVLTPETKLHQTELTQTSVHKEKEVLLNQEQHCNQETSSSLVPPDSPQIKEEHEELYVSQERPQLAQQKEAPTCEGSVRSDQSQPSDPDQTQSAANKDPQSSISDKDILPRCDGESSAVSAPNSDHQLGSLSSCIAESQDHITCNHESATPTRHIESTPNKKSNDENTTSAASTEPTPNQKCNDKTTTSNRGTELTGNEKPNDENPTSKGNSKSAPNKKSNDENTTSATSTEQTSDEKSNNGNTTSKANSEVTQNKKSNDGNTTSATSTEPTPNKKCNNKTTTSTRDTKLTQNEKHNDENPTSKGNSESTPNTKSNEENTTSATCTEQTSNEKSNDGNTTSATSTEPTPNKHNNENPTSSGNSEPTLDKKHNDQSTTSIRSTETTPQKKPNNGKTTSATSTEPTPDKKCNDKTTISTRGTELTQNEKGNDENLSSKGNSDPTPNKKSQDRRPASGGSVEPTPNKKCSHGNKTSTRSTDPTANSKPSAGKATSASITKPTPNKKPNDVKITSTTSTKSTQNRKRNDRSTTSTRSNELTPNKRPSNGSTMSTRSKESSRKRQNDGGATSNGSTDPTPNKKCKDKNTTSTRSTERTQHEKCNNESTTSNGSTNPPPNQKDGNTSGGSIQDDDNPYKCDRCGKVMTNFKNYKFHMKSHTVEKTYKCDTCGKMFRESWDLNKHIVIHSVEKPFKCKVCGNGFNRRYNLDLHLRVHTGEKPYKCNTCDKSFSSCVNMKKHMRIHTGEKPYTCSDCGKEFADSSSFKNHLRVHSGEKPFKCSFCKKRFATMTTLKRHTRTHTGEKPYKCTVCEKSFGHRTDLKRHMKTHSGEKPYKCGTCGEQFSSWLKLNKHKSVHTSDAQSSSA